Part of the Arthrobacter sp. MMS18-M83 genome is shown below.
CCGGTAAGGGTTCTCCGGAATGGTGGGTCGCAAACGTCAAGCCGGGCCGGGTTCTCTTTGAGATCGCCGGTGTCGAAGAATCGGTTGCTCGCGAGGCACTGCGCCTGGCAATCCACAAGCTCCCGTTGAAGGCACGCATTCTGCGTCGCGAAGGTGGTGAATAGAAATGGCAGTAGGATCCAAGGAACTTGCATCCGCACAGCTGGACGGTTTCGACAACGAGCGACTCGTTGAAGAACTCCGCAAGGCCAAGGAAGAGCTGTTCAACCTGCGTTTCCAGTCCGCCACCGGTCAGCTGGAGAACCACGGTCGTCTGCGTGCGGTAAAGAAGGACATCGCCCGCATCTACACCGTTCTCCGTGAGCGCGAGCTGGGCATTCGTGCCGAGGTCGCCGCGCCGGTTGTGGAAGCCAAGGAAGAAAAGAAGTCCAAGAAGGCAGAAGCCAAGGCTGAAAAGGCCGAAGCTGAGGCTGGAGAGGACGCCAAGTGAGCGAACAGAAGGAAACTGTGACGGAAGCAGCAGCCAGCGCTGAACAGCGCGGTTACCGTAAGACGCGTCGCGGCTACGTGGTCTCTGACAAGATGGAAAAAACCATCGTTATTCAGGTTGAAGACCGCGTGAAGCACGCTCTGTACGGCAAGGTCATTCGCCGCACCTCGAAGATCAAGGCTCACGACGAGCAGAACACTGCCGGCATCGGCGACCTCGTTCTGATCGCGGAGACCCGCCCGCTGTCCGCTACCAAGCGGTGGCGCCTGGTCGAGATCCTCGAAAAGGCTAAGTAATCCCGCGTCGGGCTTGTGCCCGGCAGCGATATGGATTGGCAGGAAGGCCCGTGTTCCGGAAGGAATGCGGGCCTTTCCGCGTTTCGGTACCTAGGACAAAACGTGCTAGGATATTGAGTTTGTATGGCGCCAGTTGTGCGTCGACAACTACCTCGTAAACAATCGTGCCGCGGCATACTGCCCCGCGCAGCTATTTCCGCAAGGGAAGCTGATGCTGGCGGCACGGGAGTTTAGGCTTGCTCTGGCAAAATCCAGGCAGGTCAAGAGACACCCCGATCATCCGTTCCGCAAGGCTCATTCCGTATGCTCCATTTCGGTCTGAGAACCGGCGCGACGCAAGGAGTAAAAATTGATTCAGCAGGAGTCGCGACTGAAGGTCGCCGACAACACGGGTGCTAAGGAAATCCTTACCATTCGCGTTCTCGGCGGATCCGGCCGTCGCTACGCAGGCATTGGCGACGTCATCGTCGCAACCGTCAAGGACGCTATCCCTGGCGGCAACGTAAAGAAGGGTGACGTCGTCAAGGCTGTCATCGTTCGTACCAAGAAGGAACGCCGCCGTGCGGATGGTTCCTACATCAAGTTTGACGAGAACGCAGCTGTGATTCTGAAGAACGACGGTGACCCCCGCGGTACCCGTATCTTCGGCCCGGTTGGTCGTGAGCTCCGTGACAAGAAGTTCATGAAGATCGTCTCCCTGGCCCCGGAGGTGCTTTAGTCCATGGCTAAAATCAAGAAGGGTGACCTCGTTCAGGTCATCACCGGTGCCAAGCAGGAGCGCGGCGGCGACCGCGGCAAGCAGGGCAAGGTTTTGCGCGTTTACCCGGAAGCGAACCGCGTTCTGGTAGAAGGCATCAACCGTGTCACCAAGCACACCAAGGTCGGTCAGTCGCAGCGCGGCACCAAGACTGGTGGCATCGAGGTCGTTGAGGCCCCGATTCACGTCTCCAACGTTGCACTTGTTGACCCCTCGACCAAGAAGCCGACCCGCGTTGGTTTCCGCCTCGAGACCGTTGAGAAGGACGGCAACTCCAAGACCGTTCGTATCCGCGTGTCCAAGGCATCCGGGAAGGACATCTAATGACTGAGACTCTCGAGACTCCAGCGAAGATCGTTCCGCGTCTGAAGACGAAGTACGCCGATTCCATCAAGCAGACCCTGGTTGAGGAATTCAAGTACAAGAACGTGAACCAGGTTCCCCGACTGGTGAAGGTTGTTGTGAACATGGGTGTTGGAGATGCCGCCAAGGACTCCAAACTGATCGACGGCGCTGTCCGCGACCTCACCCTGATCACCGGCCAGAAGCCGCAGGTAACCAAGGCCCGCAAGTCCATCGCCCAGTTCAAGCTGCGCGAAGGCATGCCCATCGGTGCACACGCAACTCTGCGTGGAGACCGCATGTGGGAATTCGTGGACCGCCTCGTGTCCCTCGCACTGCCCCGTATCCGCGACTTCCGCGGCCTCAGCGGCAAGCAGTTCGACGGCAACGGCAACTACACCTTCGGTCTGACCGAGCAGGTTATGTTCCACGAGATCAACCAGGACTCCATCGACCGCGTACGCGGCATGGACATCACGGTTGTCACCACAGCAAAGACCGATGACGAAGGCCGCGCGCTGCTCAAGGCGCTTGGCTTCCCGTTCAAATCCGAAGACTAACAACTACGTAGTAGGTCCGGCCGCGGCTGCTTGATCAGCCAACGCGGAAACCATTACGAGGAAGGGCAAGAGCCCAAATGACTATGACAGATCCTGTCGCAGACATGCTTACGCGTCTGCGCAACGCCAACTCGGCATACCACGACACCGTGAGCATGCCGTACAGCAAGCTCAAGGCACGCGTTGCCGACATCCTGAAGGCAGAAGGCTACATCGCTGCCTGGAAGGAAGAGGAAGCCGAAGTCGGCAAGAAGCTGACCATCGACCTCAAGTTCGGTCCGAACCGCGAGCGTTCGATTGCTGGTGTCCGCCGCATTTCCAAGCCTGGTCTCCGCGTTTACGCGAAGTCCACCAACCTGCCTCACGTGCTGGGTGGCCTGGGTATCGCAATCCTGTCCACCTCTTCCGGCCTCCTGACTGACAAGCAGGCCGGCAAGAAGGGCGTGGGCGGCGAAGTCCTCGCGTACGTCTGGTAACGGGAAAGGAAGAGAATAATGTCACGTATTGGACGTCTCCCCATCACCGTTCCTGCCGGCGTTGAAGTCAAGGTTGATGGCTCTGTCATCAACGTCAAGGGCACCAAAGGCGAGCTGAGCCACACTGTAGCCAGCCCGATCGAGGTCACCTTGGACGAGAGCACCTTGACTGTCACCCGCCCGAACGACGAGCGCACTTCGCGTTCCCTGCACGGCCTGACCCGCACCCTGATCGCCAACATGATCGAGGGCGTCACCAAGGGCTACGAGAAGAAGCTTGAAATCGTAGGCACTGGTTACCGCGTTCAGGCCAAGGGTTCTGACCTTGAGTTCGCTCTCGGCTTCAGCCACCCGGTCAATGTCTCCGCTCCGGAAGGCATCACCTTCACGGTGGAGGGGCCGACCAAGCTCTCCGTCGCTGGTATCTCCAAGCAGCAGGTCGGCGAGGTTGCTGCCAACATTCGCAAGCTGCGCAAGCCCGACCCCTACAAGGGCAAGGGTGTCCGTTACGCCGGCGAAGTTATCCGCCGCAAGGTCGGAAAGGCTGGTAAGTAAACCATGGCCATCGCAATTAACAAGAAGCGTACGAACAAGAGCAAGTCTGCTGCACGCAGCCGTCGCCAGCTTCGTATCCGCAAGCGCATCACCGGCACGGCTGTTCGTCCTCGTCTGGTCGTCAACCGCTCCGCACGCCACATCTTCGTCCAGGTTGTCGATGACAGCAAGGGTGTAACCGTGGCTTCAGCTTCCACGCTGGAAGCTGACCTTCGTGCACTCGATGGCGACAAGACTGCCAAGGCCAAGCGCGTCGGCGAGCTCGTTGCAGAGCGTGCCAAGGCTGCAGGCATTGAAGCTGTTGTCTTCGACCGCGGTGGTAACAAGTACCACGGCCGCATCGCCGCCGTCGCTGACGGCGCACGCGAAGGTGGGCTGGCACTGTGACCGTTGAGAATAACGAAAAGGACATTCAGGTGACTGAAGGTGCAGCTGCTGAGGCAACTGAGACCGCTGCTGCCACCGACGACCGCCGCGGCGGCCGTCGTGGCGAGCGTGGTGACCGTGGCCAGGGCCGCGGCGACCGTGGTGGCCGTGGTGGCCGCGACGGCGGTCGCGAGGCCGAGAAGAGCCAGTTCGTAGAGCGCGTTGTAACCATCAACCGTGTTGCCAAGGTCGTCAAGGGTGGTCGTCGCTTCAGCTTCACCGCCCTGGTGGTTGTCGGTGACGGTAACGGCATGGTTGGCGTCGGCTACGGCAAGGCCAAGGAAGTTCCGGCAGCTATCGCAAAGGGCGTCGAAGAGGCTAAGAAGTCCTTCTTCCGCGTTCCCCGCGTTGGCAGCAGCATCCCGCACCGCGTGCAGGGTGAGGCCGCAGCAGGCGTTGTCATGTTGCGTCCGGCTTCCCCGGGTACCGGTGTAATTGCCGGTGGTCCGG
Proteins encoded:
- the rplN gene encoding 50S ribosomal protein L14, producing MIQQESRLKVADNTGAKEILTIRVLGGSGRRYAGIGDVIVATVKDAIPGGNVKKGDVVKAVIVRTKKERRRADGSYIKFDENAAVILKNDGDPRGTRIFGPVGRELRDKKFMKIVSLAPEVL
- the rpmC gene encoding 50S ribosomal protein L29; translation: MAVGSKELASAQLDGFDNERLVEELRKAKEELFNLRFQSATGQLENHGRLRAVKKDIARIYTVLRERELGIRAEVAAPVVEAKEEKKSKKAEAKAEKAEAEAGEDAK
- the rpsQ gene encoding 30S ribosomal protein S17, whose protein sequence is MSEQKETVTEAAASAEQRGYRKTRRGYVVSDKMEKTIVIQVEDRVKHALYGKVIRRTSKIKAHDEQNTAGIGDLVLIAETRPLSATKRWRLVEILEKAK
- the rpsH gene encoding 30S ribosomal protein S8, whose product is MTMTDPVADMLTRLRNANSAYHDTVSMPYSKLKARVADILKAEGYIAAWKEEEAEVGKKLTIDLKFGPNRERSIAGVRRISKPGLRVYAKSTNLPHVLGGLGIAILSTSSGLLTDKQAGKKGVGGEVLAYVW
- the rplX gene encoding 50S ribosomal protein L24: MAKIKKGDLVQVITGAKQERGGDRGKQGKVLRVYPEANRVLVEGINRVTKHTKVGQSQRGTKTGGIEVVEAPIHVSNVALVDPSTKKPTRVGFRLETVEKDGNSKTVRIRVSKASGKDI
- the rplR gene encoding 50S ribosomal protein L18 yields the protein MAIAINKKRTNKSKSAARSRRQLRIRKRITGTAVRPRLVVNRSARHIFVQVVDDSKGVTVASASTLEADLRALDGDKTAKAKRVGELVAERAKAAGIEAVVFDRGGNKYHGRIAAVADGAREGGLAL
- the rpsE gene encoding 30S ribosomal protein S5; its protein translation is MTEGAAAEATETAAATDDRRGGRRGERGDRGQGRGDRGGRGGRDGGREAEKSQFVERVVTINRVAKVVKGGRRFSFTALVVVGDGNGMVGVGYGKAKEVPAAIAKGVEEAKKSFFRVPRVGSSIPHRVQGEAAAGVVMLRPASPGTGVIAGGPVRAVLECVGIHDVLSKSLGSSNAINIVHATVDALKRLEEPASVAARRGLPLDEVAPPALVRALQNQKAGV
- the rplE gene encoding 50S ribosomal protein L5 — protein: MTETLETPAKIVPRLKTKYADSIKQTLVEEFKYKNVNQVPRLVKVVVNMGVGDAAKDSKLIDGAVRDLTLITGQKPQVTKARKSIAQFKLREGMPIGAHATLRGDRMWEFVDRLVSLALPRIRDFRGLSGKQFDGNGNYTFGLTEQVMFHEINQDSIDRVRGMDITVVTTAKTDDEGRALLKALGFPFKSED
- the rplF gene encoding 50S ribosomal protein L6; the protein is MSRIGRLPITVPAGVEVKVDGSVINVKGTKGELSHTVASPIEVTLDESTLTVTRPNDERTSRSLHGLTRTLIANMIEGVTKGYEKKLEIVGTGYRVQAKGSDLEFALGFSHPVNVSAPEGITFTVEGPTKLSVAGISKQQVGEVAANIRKLRKPDPYKGKGVRYAGEVIRRKVGKAGK